The following proteins are encoded in a genomic region of Brachypodium distachyon strain Bd21 chromosome 1, Brachypodium_distachyon_v3.0, whole genome shotgun sequence:
- the LOC100833457 gene encoding extensin yields the protein MASTTSDSLPSSPSFPGADQESFSSVFFPSASSSSPAGLYLDHDSSSFHAGFMSSPPPAPAPPAPPSHAPAPPSSKPPKKRPRASRRPPTTVLTTDTSNFRAMVQEFTGFPAPPFAAGPPPSVRPRLLGGGGPPFLLRPSPLKYPQQHNNNPASLLAPATGAGSTSNSLVDALALFARSNAQMPIAAATAGGSGAVDQYGGGMLGGFNPFDDFEAASAAEGGEKAPNGGHGHAGFFSSLGLGGAGDKYDRH from the coding sequence ATGGCGTCCACCACCAGCGACAGCctcccttcctccccctccttccccggcgccgaccaagagtccttctcctccgtcttcttcccctcggcctcctcctcctcccccgccggcctATACCTCGACCAcgactcctcctccttccacgCCGGCTTCATGTCGTCCCCTccgccggccccggcgccgccagcgcctccTTCTCAcgcaccggcgccgccgtcgtcgaagCCGCCCAAGAAGCGGCCTAGAgcctcccgccgcccgcccacCACCGTGCTCACCACCGACACCTCCAACTTCCGCGCCATGGTGCAGGAGTTCACCGGCTTCCCGGCGCCGCccttcgccgccggcccgccccCCTCCGTccgcccgcgcctcctcggcggcggcggcccgcccTTCCTACTGCGCCCGTCTCCTCTCAAGTACCCGCAGCAGCACAACAACAACCCTGCATCGCTGCTGGCCCCTGCTACGGGCGCCGGTAGTACTAGCAACTCTCTCGTGGACGCGCTCGCGCTCTTCGCGAGGAGCAACGCGCAGATGCCAATCGCTGCTGCTACCGCCGGTGGATCGGGCGCTGTCGATCAGTACGGAGGCGGCATGCTGGGAGGGTTCAACCCGTTTGACGATTTCGAGGCAGCGAGTGCGGCGGAAGGCGGCGAGAAGGCCCCGAACGGCGGCCATGGGCATGCTggcttcttctcttccttgggcttgggcggcgccggagatAAGTATGACCGGCACTAG
- the LOC100827099 gene encoding protein LNK1 isoform X2 — translation MPDWKVGEFEGKFKDEFVQNNNREQDDEVGLLNISNKKLKHGVGVASENNKGGVMSGANNSDPQKCNSERIHSTNVIGPQGINSADDRAGDCKAESSAFPLSTEDTISGTRYQTENWNSCQFALTNGSAVLNNHSVPQSDISYGDNDLFIDWPSIVNFEDVDTLFRCDSTYGEQQLENTDELSWIPSSDAIYSSDVALQAGFDSSYSDYGILDDLSAFHCEQDKSLPTADPSAVVCDEQFNGNYPFNEQNNINVYGGQAYQEDAMDLLSAGQICNGDRNIDMIEERHSSENSMQQLEDRKFSVASGSQLSSSQKLLKHMQHSDSTSASNITSESYPARNYQFSPSEASFAQRNLNVQKKVANLQPGQSINDTEHPGHQILAKRASFACENYDVKKKGLGKRNMGDRQVPLGTSMVVDGSFLSSVSSDNSVEENSFRQLQDAVGQLDVKTKLCIRDGLYRLARSAQNRPVFSNATDSHGDSQDTKDTQNAEALGKFVDCRRIETQTNPIDRSIALLLFHQPSDQVAGDVEDPCH, via the exons ATGCCAGATTGGAAGGTGGGCGAG TTTGAGGGTAAATTCAAGGATGAGTTTGTACAGAATAACAACCGCGAACAAGACGATGAAGTTGGGCTTCTGAATATCTCCAATAAAAAATTGAAGCATGGGGTTGGGGTTGCCAGTGAAAACAACAAGGGGGGTGTCATGTCTGGTGCAAATAATTCAGATCCACAGAAATGTAACTCAGAGCGCATCCATTCTACCAATGTGATAGGTCCCCAGGGTATCAACAGTGCTGATGATCGTGCTGGAGACTGCAAAGCTGAATCAAGTGCTTTTCCCTTGAGCACAGAAGATACTATATCTGGAACCAGATACCAAACAGAAAACTGGAACAGTTGTCAGTTTGCACTGACCAATGGTTCAGCTGTTCTCAATAATCACAGTGTTCCACAAAGTGACATCAGTTATGGAGATAATGATCTATTCATTGACTGGCCTAGCATTGTTAATTTCGAGGATGTTGATACCTTATTCAG GTGTGATTCCACTTATGGTGAACAACAACTGGAGAACACTGATGAGCTGTCATGGATACCTTCTTCAGATGCCATTTACTCTTCTGATGTTGCTCTGCAGGCAGGGTTTGACTCTTCTTATTCAGACTATGGTATTCTGGATGACCTGTCAGCATTCCACTGTGAACAAGATAAATCCCTGCCAACAGCTGACCCCTCAGCTGTTGTATGCGACGAGCAATTCAATGGCAACTATCCATTCAATGAGCAAAATAACATTAATGTATATGGAGGACAG GCTTACCAAGAGGATGCAATGGACTTGTTGTCCGCTGGCCAGATATGCAATGGAGATCGAAACATTGACATG ATTGAAGAGCGACATTCATCTGAAAATTCCATGCAACAGCTTGAGGACAGGAAGTTTTCTGTAGCTTCAGGATCTCAATTAAGCTCTTCTCAGAAATTACTAAAGCACATGCAGCACTCAGATTCAACTTCGGCAAGTAACATCACTTCTGAGTCCTATCCAGCAAGAAACTACCAGTTCAGTCCATCTGAAGCTTCTTTTGCACAGAGGAACTTGAACG TGCAGAAGAAAGTGGCCAATTTACAACCAGGACAGTCTATAAATGATACAGAACATCCTGGTCATCAAATATTGGCAAAAAGAGCTTCATTTGCTTGTGAGAACTATGACGTTAAAAAGAAGGGCTtaggaaaaagaaatatgGGGGATCGACAGGTTCCCCTGGGTACATCAATGGTGGTGGATGGCTCTTTCTTGTCGTCTGTTTCTTCTGATAACTCAGTTGAAGAAAACAGCTTTCGACAACTTCAGGATGCAGTTGGTCAG TTGGATGTGAAAACCAAACTGTGCATTAGAGATGGTTTATACCGCCTGGCGAGAAGTGCACAAAACAGACCTGTTTTTTCAAATGCGACTGACAGCCACGGAGATAGCCAGGATACAAAGGATACACAAAATGCAGAAGCTTTGGGCAA GTTTGTTGATTGTAGGAGGATTGAGACGCAGACAAATCCAATTGATCGGTCTATAGCTCTTCTGCTTTTCCATCAGCCATCAGACCAAGTGGCTGGAGATGTTGAAGATCCTTGTCACTAA
- the LOC100833142 gene encoding copper-transporting ATPase PAA1, chloroplastic isoform X1 has translation MEPAVITTGATLAISAARRILVVPSPRVFASIGGGGGGGIRFFGGGGGGGGREGGDSGASGAAAAAAAAALGEEAGTADADVILLHVEGMSCGGCAANVKRILESQLLRTKLLQPEVASATVDFEKAAAVVWTTPEAKATKDWHKLLGEKLANHLSSCGFQSHLHDEAEGEPSQFGLSRA, from the exons ATGGAGCCTGCGGTAATTACGACGGGAGCAACCCTTGCCATCTCCGCAGCCAGGCGCATCCTTGTCGTCCCGTCTCCCCGCGTCTTCGCGTCcatcggcggtggcggcgggggaggcatCCGCTTctttggtggcggcggcggcggcggcggccgggaagGAGGAGACTCTGGTGCCAGCggtgcagcggcggcggcagccgcggcaGCACTCGGTGAGGAGGCTGGGACGGCGGACGCCGATGTCATCCTGCTCCACGTCGAG GGGATGTCGTGCGGTGGATGCGCCGCCAACGTCAAGCGGATTCTCGAGAGCCAG TTACTCCGTACTAAACTTCTGCAGCCTGAGGTTGCTTCTGCCACGGTCGACTTTGAGAAGGCGGCTGCGGTCGTGTGGACAACACCTGAAGCCAAGGCAACAAAAGACTGGCACAAGCTACTGGGTGAGAAACTTGCGAACCACCTAAGCAGCTGTGGATTTCAATCTCATCTGCATG atgaagccgaaGGTGAACCAAGTCAATTCGGCCTTAGCAGGGCGTAG
- the LOC100826794 gene encoding uncharacterized protein LOC100826794 produces MGSRLGRRVLHFANLPIKLMLPPAPLSSVQEFAVKTIPSASKVDIRRCLESMYGFSIAEVRTLNMEGKKLRRGPFLAAKPDYKKAYVTLRAPLSVSPDIFPIGVILGERERKASAAAARRKAVEGAEVEGERDGKGKHWMEDEREGFSRAGCGKVVYGNPGRLGKKRRGRARLNEEADEEKEKFPWNGMRLATEKPTRKRHYPPKKKGGMVLKQRSHRGSALRAKNKLEA; encoded by the exons ATGGGTAGCCGGCTGGGCCGCCGCGTTCTCCATTTTGCGAACCTCCCCATCAAGCTCATGCTTCCCCCGGCGCCCCTGTCCTCCGTCCAGGAATTCGCCGTCAAGACTATCCCCTCCGCCTCGAAGGTCGACATTCGCCGCTGCCTCGAGTCGATGTACGGCTTCTCCATCGCCGAAGTCCGCACCCTCAACATGGAAGGCAAGAAACTCCGCCGGGGTCCGTTCCTCGCCGCCAAGCCCGACTACAAGAAGGCCTACGTTACTCTCCGGGCCCCGCTCTCCGTCTCCCCCGACATCTTCCCCATCGGGGTGATCCTCGGGGAGAGGGAGCGGaaggccagcgccgccgcggcgaggaggaaggcggtGGAGGGTGCGGAGGTCGAAGGGGAGAGGGATGGGAAGGGGAAGCATTGGATGGAGGACGAGAGGGAGGGGTTCTCCAGGGCCGGCTGCGGCAAGGTTGTGTATGGAAACCCTGGCaggctggggaagaagaggcgaGGGCGTGCCAGATTGAACGAGGAGGCTgacgaggagaaggagaaattCCCATGGAATGGGATGCGTCTTGCTACCGAGAAGCCTACCAG GAAAAGACACTATCCTCCAAAGAAAAAGGGTGGCATGGTCTTGAAGCAGAGATCACACAGGGGGTCAGCGCTGCGTGCAAAGAATAAGTTGGAAGCTTGA
- the LOC100833142 gene encoding copper-transporting ATPase PAA1, chloroplastic isoform X2: protein MEPAVITTGATLAISAARRILVVPSPRVFASIGGGGGGGIRFFGGGGGGGGREGGDSGASGAAAAAAAAALGEEAGTADADVILLHVEGMSCGGCAANVKRILESQPEVASATVDFEKAAAVVWTTPEAKATKDWHKLLGEKLANHLSSCGFQSHLHDEAEGEPSQFGLSRA, encoded by the exons ATGGAGCCTGCGGTAATTACGACGGGAGCAACCCTTGCCATCTCCGCAGCCAGGCGCATCCTTGTCGTCCCGTCTCCCCGCGTCTTCGCGTCcatcggcggtggcggcgggggaggcatCCGCTTctttggtggcggcggcggcggcggcggccgggaagGAGGAGACTCTGGTGCCAGCggtgcagcggcggcggcagccgcggcaGCACTCGGTGAGGAGGCTGGGACGGCGGACGCCGATGTCATCCTGCTCCACGTCGAG GGGATGTCGTGCGGTGGATGCGCCGCCAACGTCAAGCGGATTCTCGAGAGCCAG CCTGAGGTTGCTTCTGCCACGGTCGACTTTGAGAAGGCGGCTGCGGTCGTGTGGACAACACCTGAAGCCAAGGCAACAAAAGACTGGCACAAGCTACTGGGTGAGAAACTTGCGAACCACCTAAGCAGCTGTGGATTTCAATCTCATCTGCATG atgaagccgaaGGTGAACCAAGTCAATTCGGCCTTAGCAGGGCGTAG
- the LOC100827099 gene encoding protein LNK1 isoform X3, whose amino-acid sequence MPDWKFEGKFKDEFVQNNNREQDDEVGLLNISNKKLKHGVGVASENNKGGVMSGANNSDPQKCNSERIHSTNVIGPQGINSADDRAGDCKAESSAFPLSTEDTISGTRYQTENWNSCQFALTNGSAVLNNHSVPQSDISYGDNDLFIDWPSIVNFEDVDTLFRRCDSTYGEQQLENTDELSWIPSSDAIYSSDVALQAGFDSSYSDYGILDDLSAFHCEQDKSLPTADPSAVVCDEQFNGNYPFNEQNNINVYGGQAYQEDAMDLLSAGQICNGDRNIDMIEERHSSENSMQQLEDRKFSVASGSQLSSSQKLLKHMQHSDSTSASNITSESYPARNYQFSPSEASFAQRNLNVQKKVANLQPGQSINDTEHPGHQILAKRASFACENYDVKKKGLGKRNMGDRQVPLGTSMVVDGSFLSSVSSDNSVEENSFRQLQDAVGQLDVKTKLCIRDGLYRLARSAQNRPVFSNATDSHGDSQDTKDTQNAEALGKFVDCRRIETQTNPIDRSIALLLFHQPSDQVAGDVEDPCH is encoded by the exons ATGCCAGATTGGAAG TTTGAGGGTAAATTCAAGGATGAGTTTGTACAGAATAACAACCGCGAACAAGACGATGAAGTTGGGCTTCTGAATATCTCCAATAAAAAATTGAAGCATGGGGTTGGGGTTGCCAGTGAAAACAACAAGGGGGGTGTCATGTCTGGTGCAAATAATTCAGATCCACAGAAATGTAACTCAGAGCGCATCCATTCTACCAATGTGATAGGTCCCCAGGGTATCAACAGTGCTGATGATCGTGCTGGAGACTGCAAAGCTGAATCAAGTGCTTTTCCCTTGAGCACAGAAGATACTATATCTGGAACCAGATACCAAACAGAAAACTGGAACAGTTGTCAGTTTGCACTGACCAATGGTTCAGCTGTTCTCAATAATCACAGTGTTCCACAAAGTGACATCAGTTATGGAGATAATGATCTATTCATTGACTGGCCTAGCATTGTTAATTTCGAGGATGTTGATACCTTATTCAG GAGGTGTGATTCCACTTATGGTGAACAACAACTGGAGAACACTGATGAGCTGTCATGGATACCTTCTTCAGATGCCATTTACTCTTCTGATGTTGCTCTGCAGGCAGGGTTTGACTCTTCTTATTCAGACTATGGTATTCTGGATGACCTGTCAGCATTCCACTGTGAACAAGATAAATCCCTGCCAACAGCTGACCCCTCAGCTGTTGTATGCGACGAGCAATTCAATGGCAACTATCCATTCAATGAGCAAAATAACATTAATGTATATGGAGGACAG GCTTACCAAGAGGATGCAATGGACTTGTTGTCCGCTGGCCAGATATGCAATGGAGATCGAAACATTGACATG ATTGAAGAGCGACATTCATCTGAAAATTCCATGCAACAGCTTGAGGACAGGAAGTTTTCTGTAGCTTCAGGATCTCAATTAAGCTCTTCTCAGAAATTACTAAAGCACATGCAGCACTCAGATTCAACTTCGGCAAGTAACATCACTTCTGAGTCCTATCCAGCAAGAAACTACCAGTTCAGTCCATCTGAAGCTTCTTTTGCACAGAGGAACTTGAACG TGCAGAAGAAAGTGGCCAATTTACAACCAGGACAGTCTATAAATGATACAGAACATCCTGGTCATCAAATATTGGCAAAAAGAGCTTCATTTGCTTGTGAGAACTATGACGTTAAAAAGAAGGGCTtaggaaaaagaaatatgGGGGATCGACAGGTTCCCCTGGGTACATCAATGGTGGTGGATGGCTCTTTCTTGTCGTCTGTTTCTTCTGATAACTCAGTTGAAGAAAACAGCTTTCGACAACTTCAGGATGCAGTTGGTCAG TTGGATGTGAAAACCAAACTGTGCATTAGAGATGGTTTATACCGCCTGGCGAGAAGTGCACAAAACAGACCTGTTTTTTCAAATGCGACTGACAGCCACGGAGATAGCCAGGATACAAAGGATACACAAAATGCAGAAGCTTTGGGCAA GTTTGTTGATTGTAGGAGGATTGAGACGCAGACAAATCCAATTGATCGGTCTATAGCTCTTCTGCTTTTCCATCAGCCATCAGACCAAGTGGCTGGAGATGTTGAAGATCCTTGTCACTAA
- the LOC100827409 gene encoding uncharacterized protein LOC100827409: MERAAPVRKSHTSTADLLSWPQQADGTATPSPARRPHQPSEAFRKVVFGGQVSEEESESLNKRKPCSAPKWKEMSGSGIFVAEANGDVEESGGATADPTTGRGTSRSYQTISTVSHISFAEDGSIPPKKPTSVAEVAKQRELSGTLQSDTDSKMKKQISNAKSKELSGHDIFAEPQDPRPNKARNSENGSSASHTRAKNANVSSFSFGEANTDSVSKTPKKITSKKFADLTGNNIFKGDEAPESADKHLSSAKLKEMTGSNIFADGKAPTREFLGGPRKPPGGESSIALV; this comes from the exons atggagagggcggcgccggTCAGGAAGTCCCACACCTCCACGGCCGACCTGCTCTCGTGGCCGCAGCAGGCCGACGGCACGGCCACGCCGTCACCAGCACGCCGCCCCCACCAG CCGTCGGAGGCGTTCAGGAAGGTGGTGTTCGGGGGCCAAGTGTCCGAAGAGGAGTCCGAGAGCCTCAACAAAAG GAAGCCATGCTCGGCGCCCAAGTGGAAGGAGATGTCAGGGAGCGGCATTTTCGTGGCTGAGGCTAACGGCGACGTGGAGGAGTCTGGTGGCGCCACTGCCGACCCGACGACTGGCCGGGGTACCTCACGCAGTTATCAG ACAATTAGTACTGTAAGCCACATCTCGTTTGCTGAGGATGGAAGTATTCCTCCCAAAAAGCCAACTTCGGTAGCTGAGGTGGCAAAGCAGCGTGAACTTAGTGGTACTCTGCAAAGTGACACGGACAGTAAAATGAAGAAGCAGATATCTAATGCGAAATCCAAGGAGCTCAGTGGCCATGACATCTTTGCTGAACCCCAAGATCCCAGGCCTAATAAGGCAAGGAACTCAGAAAATGGCAGCTCTGCTTCACACACACGTGCGAAGAATGCAAAC GTGAGCAGCTTCTCATTTGGAGAGGCCAACACAGACAGCGTTTCGAAAACTCCCAAGAAGATAACCAGCAAGAAATTCGCTGATCTCACAGGGAATAACATATTCAAAGGAGACGAGGCACCAGAGTCTGCAGACAAGCATCTGAGCTCGGCGAAATTGAAAGAAATGACCGGCAGCAATATATTTGCAGATGGCAAGGCCCCAACCCGAGAGTTCCTAGGTGGACCCCGCAAGCCTCCGGGAGGGGAGAGCAGCATTGCGCTGGTTTAA
- the LOC100827099 gene encoding protein LNK1 isoform X1: protein MPDWKVGEFEGKFKDEFVQNNNREQDDEVGLLNISNKKLKHGVGVASENNKGGVMSGANNSDPQKCNSERIHSTNVIGPQGINSADDRAGDCKAESSAFPLSTEDTISGTRYQTENWNSCQFALTNGSAVLNNHSVPQSDISYGDNDLFIDWPSIVNFEDVDTLFRRCDSTYGEQQLENTDELSWIPSSDAIYSSDVALQAGFDSSYSDYGILDDLSAFHCEQDKSLPTADPSAVVCDEQFNGNYPFNEQNNINVYGGQAYQEDAMDLLSAGQICNGDRNIDMIEERHSSENSMQQLEDRKFSVASGSQLSSSQKLLKHMQHSDSTSASNITSESYPARNYQFSPSEASFAQRNLNVQKKVANLQPGQSINDTEHPGHQILAKRASFACENYDVKKKGLGKRNMGDRQVPLGTSMVVDGSFLSSVSSDNSVEENSFRQLQDAVGQLDVKTKLCIRDGLYRLARSAQNRPVFSNATDSHGDSQDTKDTQNAEALGKFVDCRRIETQTNPIDRSIALLLFHQPSDQVAGDVEDPCH from the exons ATGCCAGATTGGAAGGTGGGCGAG TTTGAGGGTAAATTCAAGGATGAGTTTGTACAGAATAACAACCGCGAACAAGACGATGAAGTTGGGCTTCTGAATATCTCCAATAAAAAATTGAAGCATGGGGTTGGGGTTGCCAGTGAAAACAACAAGGGGGGTGTCATGTCTGGTGCAAATAATTCAGATCCACAGAAATGTAACTCAGAGCGCATCCATTCTACCAATGTGATAGGTCCCCAGGGTATCAACAGTGCTGATGATCGTGCTGGAGACTGCAAAGCTGAATCAAGTGCTTTTCCCTTGAGCACAGAAGATACTATATCTGGAACCAGATACCAAACAGAAAACTGGAACAGTTGTCAGTTTGCACTGACCAATGGTTCAGCTGTTCTCAATAATCACAGTGTTCCACAAAGTGACATCAGTTATGGAGATAATGATCTATTCATTGACTGGCCTAGCATTGTTAATTTCGAGGATGTTGATACCTTATTCAG GAGGTGTGATTCCACTTATGGTGAACAACAACTGGAGAACACTGATGAGCTGTCATGGATACCTTCTTCAGATGCCATTTACTCTTCTGATGTTGCTCTGCAGGCAGGGTTTGACTCTTCTTATTCAGACTATGGTATTCTGGATGACCTGTCAGCATTCCACTGTGAACAAGATAAATCCCTGCCAACAGCTGACCCCTCAGCTGTTGTATGCGACGAGCAATTCAATGGCAACTATCCATTCAATGAGCAAAATAACATTAATGTATATGGAGGACAG GCTTACCAAGAGGATGCAATGGACTTGTTGTCCGCTGGCCAGATATGCAATGGAGATCGAAACATTGACATG ATTGAAGAGCGACATTCATCTGAAAATTCCATGCAACAGCTTGAGGACAGGAAGTTTTCTGTAGCTTCAGGATCTCAATTAAGCTCTTCTCAGAAATTACTAAAGCACATGCAGCACTCAGATTCAACTTCGGCAAGTAACATCACTTCTGAGTCCTATCCAGCAAGAAACTACCAGTTCAGTCCATCTGAAGCTTCTTTTGCACAGAGGAACTTGAACG TGCAGAAGAAAGTGGCCAATTTACAACCAGGACAGTCTATAAATGATACAGAACATCCTGGTCATCAAATATTGGCAAAAAGAGCTTCATTTGCTTGTGAGAACTATGACGTTAAAAAGAAGGGCTtaggaaaaagaaatatgGGGGATCGACAGGTTCCCCTGGGTACATCAATGGTGGTGGATGGCTCTTTCTTGTCGTCTGTTTCTTCTGATAACTCAGTTGAAGAAAACAGCTTTCGACAACTTCAGGATGCAGTTGGTCAG TTGGATGTGAAAACCAAACTGTGCATTAGAGATGGTTTATACCGCCTGGCGAGAAGTGCACAAAACAGACCTGTTTTTTCAAATGCGACTGACAGCCACGGAGATAGCCAGGATACAAAGGATACACAAAATGCAGAAGCTTTGGGCAA GTTTGTTGATTGTAGGAGGATTGAGACGCAGACAAATCCAATTGATCGGTCTATAGCTCTTCTGCTTTTCCATCAGCCATCAGACCAAGTGGCTGGAGATGTTGAAGATCCTTGTCACTAA